One Micromonospora sp. WMMD1120 genomic region harbors:
- a CDS encoding metalloregulator ArsR/SmtB family transcription factor: MSTAVDDELWSAIGDPTRRTMIDLLLSDGPGTATSLSKRLPVTRQAVSKHLAVLDRVGLIHGSPAGRERHYQVDEAQLARAVAQLSAVGATWDARLRRIKRIAEAIERSRHNTEGE, encoded by the coding sequence ATGAGTACGGCCGTCGACGACGAGCTGTGGTCGGCGATCGGCGACCCCACCCGGCGTACGATGATCGACCTTCTCCTGTCCGACGGGCCGGGCACCGCGACGTCGCTGAGCAAGCGGTTGCCCGTCACCAGGCAGGCCGTCTCGAAGCACCTGGCTGTGCTGGACCGGGTCGGCCTGATCCACGGGTCGCCGGCCGGTCGCGAGCGCCACTACCAGGTCGACGAGGCGCAGCTCGCCCGAGCCGTCGCGCAGCTGTCGGCGGTCGGCGCCACCTGGGACGCCCGCCTCCGCCGGATCAAGCGCATCGCCGAGGCGATCGAACGCAGCCGCCACAACACGGAAGGAGAATGA
- a CDS encoding peptidase E — protein sequence MPASDPTILATSMGFFRGDRGPYDMRPSPVFELAAELAEAGPQPRVCYLGQAVGDQPTSLTAVYGAFADTRFRLSHLALFPMPNIEDIRAHLLDQDVIWVGGGSVANLVAVWRVHGLDEILHECWQAGVVLAGVSAGSICWHVGGATDSFGPRLRGFTNGLGWLPYGNGVHYDSEGQRRPLMHELVADGTLPTSHCTDDGVGLVYRGTELVEAVADREGVSAYEVTRAADGSVREAVIAPRLLGRDGPSGAR from the coding sequence ATGCCCGCCAGCGACCCGACGATCCTCGCCACCAGCATGGGCTTCTTCCGGGGCGACCGGGGACCCTACGACATGCGCCCCAGCCCGGTCTTCGAGCTGGCGGCGGAGTTGGCCGAGGCCGGTCCGCAGCCGCGGGTGTGCTACCTCGGTCAGGCGGTCGGTGACCAGCCCACCTCGCTGACCGCTGTCTACGGAGCGTTCGCCGACACCCGGTTCCGGCTGTCGCACCTCGCCCTGTTCCCCATGCCCAACATCGAGGACATCCGCGCCCACCTGCTCGACCAGGACGTGATCTGGGTCGGCGGCGGCAGCGTGGCCAACCTCGTCGCCGTCTGGCGGGTGCACGGGCTCGACGAGATCCTGCACGAGTGCTGGCAGGCCGGCGTGGTGCTGGCGGGCGTCTCGGCCGGCTCGATCTGCTGGCACGTCGGCGGCGCCACCGACAGCTTCGGGCCCCGGCTGCGCGGCTTCACCAACGGGTTGGGGTGGCTGCCGTACGGCAACGGGGTGCACTACGACAGCGAGGGCCAGCGCCGGCCGCTCATGCACGAGCTGGTGGCCGACGGGACGCTGCCGACCAGCCACTGCACCGACGACGGGGTGGGCCTGGTCTACCGGGGCACCGAGCTGGTCGAGGCCGTCGCGGACCGCGAGGGCGTCTCGGCGTACGAGGTGACCCGCGCGGCGGACGGCAGTGTCCGGGAAGCGGTCATTGCTCCCCGTCTGCTCGGCCGAGACGGCCCGTCCGGGGCTCGCTGA
- a CDS encoding VOC family protein: MSTVRVTGFDHLVLTVGDVERALGFYCGLLGLAPVRVDEWRAGAVPFPSVRISRDSIIDLVRGERQGANVDHFCLVVAPLDWAQVIDSGAFTVLTGPVRRFGARGSAISIYVRDPDGNSVELRWYPQDAPSDLEAEVRTR, translated from the coding sequence ATGAGTACGGTGCGGGTGACCGGCTTCGACCATCTGGTGTTGACCGTCGGCGACGTCGAACGGGCCCTGGGCTTCTACTGCGGCCTGCTCGGCCTGGCGCCGGTCCGGGTCGACGAGTGGCGCGCGGGTGCCGTCCCCTTCCCGTCGGTGCGGATCAGCCGGGACAGCATCATCGACCTGGTCCGAGGCGAGCGGCAGGGCGCGAACGTCGACCACTTCTGCCTGGTGGTGGCACCGCTGGACTGGGCTCAGGTGATCGACTCCGGGGCCTTCACGGTGCTGACCGGGCCGGTCAGGCGGTTCGGTGCGCGCGGGTCGGCGATTTCGATCTACGTACGGGACCCGGACGGCAACTCGGTCGAGCTGCGCTGGTATCCGCAGGACGCGCCAAGCGATCTCGAGGCAGAGGTCAGGACTCGGTGA
- a CDS encoding (deoxy)nucleoside triphosphate pyrophosphohydrolase gives MQTERANGGGQVERRDPKVIVGAAIIRNGRVLACARSAPPEVAGMWEFPGGKVEPGETETHALIRECAEELAVRVEIGERVGRDVRMAHGRSVLKVYAARLLGDDQPQALEHEALRWLAADELDSVTWLPADAPIVAALRPLLKTP, from the coding sequence GTGCAGACCGAACGGGCGAATGGTGGCGGGCAGGTCGAACGGCGGGACCCGAAGGTGATCGTCGGCGCGGCGATCATCCGGAACGGGCGGGTGCTCGCCTGCGCGCGATCCGCGCCGCCCGAGGTGGCGGGGATGTGGGAGTTTCCGGGCGGAAAGGTCGAGCCGGGGGAGACCGAGACCCACGCGTTGATCCGCGAGTGCGCCGAGGAACTGGCCGTACGCGTCGAGATCGGCGAGCGGGTCGGCCGCGACGTCCGGATGGCACACGGCCGTTCAGTGCTCAAGGTGTACGCCGCTCGCCTGCTCGGCGACGACCAGCCGCAGGCGCTGGAGCACGAGGCGCTCCGCTGGCTCGCCGCCGACGAGCTGGACTCGGTCACCTGGCTCCCCGCCGACGCCCCCATAGTGGCCGCCCTCCGCCCCCTCCTGAAAACCCCCTGA
- a CDS encoding methyltransferase domain-containing protein: protein MTEKLLRSSFGAAAAAYAEHRPDYARDAVRWAIEVAPGMRALDLGAGTGKLSATLVGLGLDVVAVEPDPAMLAELRGALPAVRALAGSAEKVPETADGEFELPMLTGVLRARRR, encoded by the coding sequence ATGACGGAGAAACTGCTCCGCTCGTCGTTCGGGGCGGCGGCTGCCGCGTACGCCGAGCACCGTCCGGACTACGCGCGGGACGCGGTGCGCTGGGCGATCGAGGTCGCGCCCGGCATGCGCGCGCTGGACCTGGGCGCTGGCACCGGCAAGCTGTCCGCCACGCTTGTCGGGCTGGGTCTGGACGTCGTCGCTGTCGAACCCGACCCGGCGATGCTGGCCGAGTTGCGCGGCGCGCTGCCGGCCGTCCGCGCCCTGGCCGGTAGCGCCGAGAAGGTGCCGGAGACCGCCGACGGCGAGTTCGAGCTACCGATGTTGACCGGCGTGCTACGCGCCCGGCGGCGGTGA
- a CDS encoding LysR family transcriptional regulator, which yields MLERYEIEAFLTLAEESHFGRTGERLGISTGRVSHIIKKLERQIGAALFARTSRVVRLTPIGRQLADDLAPLVAEMEEALRRAVDAGRGVTGTLRVAFLGEWTAPVLLRAVALFNERHPDCRVEVREAQLSNTRSGLLDGSTDVLIAAYPFDGMATGPALLTEKRELAVAAGHPLARERSVSLEVLADHPVVQYPAVTSTEFKRDRTPERTPAGRPVPKGPAGNTFSEMLSLVALGRGILPVGEHTRHYYPRPDVAYVPIHDAPPIERGPVWLPSNTTNRVREFVRAATDSAQT from the coding sequence GTGCTGGAACGGTACGAGATCGAGGCGTTCCTGACCCTCGCCGAGGAGTCGCACTTCGGCCGGACCGGCGAGCGACTCGGGATCAGCACCGGTCGGGTCAGCCACATCATCAAGAAGCTGGAACGGCAGATCGGCGCGGCGCTGTTCGCCCGTACCAGTCGGGTCGTCCGGCTCACGCCGATCGGCCGGCAGCTCGCCGACGACCTCGCCCCGCTGGTGGCCGAGATGGAGGAGGCGCTTCGCCGCGCCGTCGACGCCGGTCGTGGCGTCACCGGGACGCTGCGGGTGGCCTTCCTCGGTGAGTGGACCGCGCCGGTGCTGCTGCGGGCGGTGGCCCTGTTCAATGAACGGCACCCCGACTGCCGGGTGGAGGTGCGTGAGGCACAGCTGTCCAACACCCGGTCAGGGCTGCTCGACGGCTCGACTGACGTGTTGATCGCCGCGTACCCCTTCGACGGGATGGCGACCGGGCCGGCGCTGCTCACCGAGAAGCGGGAGCTGGCGGTGGCGGCGGGTCACCCGCTCGCCCGGGAACGCTCGGTGTCGCTGGAGGTGCTCGCCGACCATCCGGTGGTGCAGTACCCCGCGGTGACCTCGACGGAGTTCAAGCGGGACCGCACCCCGGAGCGCACCCCGGCCGGTCGGCCGGTCCCGAAGGGCCCGGCCGGGAACACCTTCTCCGAGATGCTCTCGCTGGTCGCGCTGGGCCGGGGCATCCTGCCGGTGGGCGAGCACACGCGGCACTACTACCCCCGCCCCGACGTGGCGTACGTGCCCATCCACGACGCACCACCGATCGAACGTGGACCGGTCTGGCTGCCCAGCAACACCACCAATCGGGTACGCGAGTTCGTCCGCGCCGCGACCGACAGCGCCCAGACCTGA
- a CDS encoding DUF1801 domain-containing protein, giving the protein MRVDDYLVGLPDPLREIGERLTPIIAAALPEATGAMWHGHPVWGLGDRPGRRPVCLIKAYRSDITFGLWRGQEITDGSGRLRPAARTMAVVKLRAVADIDPAQIAGWLHAAAALEEA; this is encoded by the coding sequence ATGCGCGTTGACGACTACCTGGTCGGTCTGCCCGACCCGCTACGCGAGATCGGGGAGAGGCTGACACCGATCATCGCCGCCGCCCTGCCCGAGGCGACGGGGGCGATGTGGCACGGGCACCCGGTATGGGGTCTGGGTGACCGGCCCGGCCGTCGTCCGGTCTGCCTGATCAAGGCGTACCGGTCCGACATCACCTTCGGGCTGTGGCGGGGCCAGGAGATCACCGACGGGTCCGGGCGTCTGCGGCCCGCCGCCCGCACGATGGCGGTCGTCAAGTTGCGCGCTGTGGCCGACATCGATCCGGCCCAGATCGCCGGGTGGCTGCACGCGGCGGCCGCGCTGGAGGAGGCATGA
- a CDS encoding succinate dehydrogenase/fumarate reductase iron-sulfur subunit, whose product MSAKRQFRIWRGDETGGELQDYMVEVNEGEVVLDVIHRLQATDAPDLACRWNCKAGKCGSCSMEINGKPRLGCMTRMSTFGEDETVTVTPLRTFPVIRDLVTDVSFNYVKARETPAFAPPADVAPGDYRMQQVDVERSQEFRKCIECFLCQTVCHVIRDHEENKQAFSGPRYFIRAAELDMHPLDIKTDRKEYAQAEQGLGFCNITKCCTEVCPEHIKITDNGIIPMKERVVDRRYDPLVWLGSKIFRRGETPQTSVTTARAGTATSGSNPGGLHSHAGGSHDSRAEAQAQRGVNWDREVPHPTAPAVDDRGKLPLTELTFDRAAAPSPFGDDVTFPLPPEHLNFAHPEQDKH is encoded by the coding sequence ATGAGCGCGAAGCGTCAGTTCCGGATCTGGCGGGGTGACGAGACCGGCGGCGAGCTGCAGGACTACATGGTGGAGGTGAACGAGGGCGAGGTCGTCCTCGACGTCATCCACCGCCTCCAGGCCACCGACGCGCCCGACCTGGCCTGCCGGTGGAACTGCAAGGCCGGCAAGTGCGGCTCCTGCTCCATGGAGATCAACGGCAAGCCGCGGCTGGGCTGCATGACGCGGATGTCGACCTTCGGCGAGGACGAGACCGTCACCGTCACCCCGCTGCGTACCTTCCCGGTCATCCGGGACCTGGTCACCGACGTCTCGTTCAACTACGTGAAGGCGCGGGAGACGCCGGCGTTCGCCCCTCCGGCGGACGTCGCGCCGGGCGACTACCGGATGCAGCAGGTCGACGTCGAGCGCTCGCAGGAGTTCCGCAAGTGCATCGAGTGCTTCCTGTGCCAGACCGTCTGCCACGTCATCCGCGACCACGAGGAGAACAAGCAGGCGTTCTCCGGTCCGCGGTACTTCATCCGGGCGGCCGAGCTGGACATGCACCCGCTGGACATCAAGACCGACCGCAAGGAGTACGCGCAGGCGGAACAGGGCCTCGGCTTCTGCAACATCACCAAGTGCTGCACCGAGGTCTGCCCCGAGCACATCAAGATTACCGACAACGGGATCATCCCCATGAAGGAACGGGTCGTCGACCGCAGGTACGATCCCCTTGTGTGGCTAGGTAGCAAGATCTTCCGGCGGGGCGAGACGCCCCAGACCAGCGTGACCACCGCCCGTGCGGGCACGGCGACGTCCGGCTCCAACCCCGGCGGGTTGCACTCGCACGCGGGTGGCTCCCACGACTCCCGCGCCGAGGCGCAGGCGCAGCGCGGCGTCAACTGGGACCGGGAGGTGCCGCACCCGACCGCTCCGGCGGTCGACGACCGGGGCAAGCTGCCGCTGACGGAGCTGACCTTCGACCGGGCTGCCGCGCCGTCGCCGTTCGGTGACGACGTGACCTTCCCGCTGCCTCCGGAGCACCTCAACTTCGCGCACCCGGAGCAGGACAAGCACTGA
- a CDS encoding 4a-hydroxytetrahydrobiopterin dehydratase, whose translation MRALFNSRARHDYLSDALTLLSGWTREGEQIRRTLVIDDTQHAALTERVKVVADALHLRPEISRLSDSTQIRVGHGNGEPLTEGEVLLAARIEDAYRAVTES comes from the coding sequence ATGCGCGCGCTGTTCAACAGCAGGGCCAGGCACGACTACCTCTCCGACGCGTTGACCTTGCTATCTGGTTGGACACGCGAGGGCGAGCAGATCCGACGGACGCTCGTGATCGACGATACCCAACACGCGGCACTAACTGAACGAGTCAAGGTCGTCGCGGATGCCCTGCATCTGCGACCCGAGATCAGCCGCCTGTCCGACAGCACGCAGATCCGGGTCGGGCACGGCAACGGCGAGCCGTTGACCGAGGGTGAGGTGCTGTTGGCCGCCCGGATCGAGGACGCCTACCGGGCGGTCACCGAGTCCTGA
- a CDS encoding SRPBCC domain-containing protein: protein MEQGIIERDIHVDASPEVVFEVVSQPEHMREWWPDDARFESIPGAPGELVWRNADTGETSTVDLAVVDVDPPRRFSFRWCFTEADRAGQALLVTFDLTPSGAGTRVRMTETGFREMGWEIAVLEEQYRDHQNGWDLYIPRLGAYVARLLATA, encoded by the coding sequence ATGGAACAGGGAATCATCGAGCGGGACATCCACGTCGACGCGTCGCCCGAGGTCGTCTTCGAGGTGGTCAGCCAGCCGGAGCACATGCGGGAGTGGTGGCCCGACGACGCGCGGTTCGAGTCGATCCCGGGCGCGCCCGGGGAGCTGGTGTGGCGCAACGCCGACACCGGCGAGACGAGCACCGTCGACCTCGCTGTCGTCGATGTCGACCCGCCGAGGCGTTTCTCCTTCCGCTGGTGTTTCACCGAGGCGGACCGTGCTGGACAGGCGCTGCTCGTCACCTTCGACCTGACCCCGAGCGGCGCGGGAACGCGGGTCCGGATGACCGAAACCGGGTTCCGGGAGATGGGCTGGGAGATCGCCGTGCTGGAGGAGCAGTACCGCGACCACCAGAACGGCTGGGACCTCTACATCCCCCGGCTGGGCGCGTACGTCGCACGACTGCTCGCCACCGCATGA
- a CDS encoding class I SAM-dependent methyltransferase has product MSVFDDPGLFGRLWAAEYDDGDTNPDPAPAVDFLADLAAGGPVLELAIGTGRVALPLAERGLAVHGVEASEEMLAHLRAKPGGDQIPVVVADMADVPVSGEFRLAYLVFNTLFNLVHAERQADCFRNVARVLSPGGAFVIETFVPDPRSFDRDEQVQVRAVTEDSATIRLHQYDRPAQRFIRQTITFDSAGVHLKPFAMRYAWPHQIDEMARQAGLRLTERYADWHRRPFQADSPSHISVYRKE; this is encoded by the coding sequence ATGTCGGTCTTCGACGATCCCGGCCTCTTCGGCCGGCTCTGGGCCGCCGAGTACGACGACGGCGACACCAATCCCGACCCGGCCCCGGCCGTGGACTTCCTGGCCGACCTGGCCGCCGGCGGTCCCGTCCTCGAACTGGCGATCGGCACCGGCCGGGTCGCGCTACCGCTGGCCGAACGCGGCCTCGCCGTGCACGGCGTCGAGGCGTCCGAGGAGATGCTCGCGCACCTGCGGGCCAAGCCCGGCGGTGACCAGATCCCGGTGGTCGTCGCCGACATGGCGGACGTGCCGGTGTCCGGTGAGTTCCGACTCGCGTACCTGGTCTTCAACACGCTGTTCAACCTGGTCCACGCCGAGCGGCAGGCGGACTGCTTCCGCAACGTCGCCCGGGTGCTGTCGCCGGGCGGCGCGTTCGTCATCGAGACGTTCGTGCCCGACCCGCGCAGCTTCGACAGGGACGAGCAGGTGCAGGTGCGTGCCGTCACGGAGGACTCCGCGACGATCCGGCTGCATCAGTACGACCGGCCGGCGCAGCGGTTCATCCGGCAGACCATCACCTTCGACAGTGCTGGTGTGCACCTGAAGCCGTTCGCCATGCGGTACGCCTGGCCACACCAGATCGACGAGATGGCGCGGCAGGCCGGGCTCCGGCTCACCGAGCGGTACGCCGACTGGCACCGGCGACCGTTCCAGGCCGACAGCCCGTCGCACATCTCCGTCTACCGTAAGGAGTAG
- the ychF gene encoding redox-regulated ATPase YchF, which produces MSLTIGIVGLPNVGKSTLFNALTKNDVLAANYPFATIEPNVGVVGLPDERLDKLAEIFSSQKVLPAPVSFVDIAGLVRGASKGQGRGNAFLANIRDASAICQVVRAFSDPNVVHVDGKVSPADDIETINTELILADLQTLDKALPRLEKEAKLRKDRAAAVAAAKAAIEVLDGGTTLYSGAAAAKIELEHLRELHLLTTKPFLYVFNVDEAELANEAFLDELRALVAPAEAVFMDAKIESELVDLPEEEARELLESIGQNEPGLDQLVRVGFRTLGLQTYLTAGPKEARAWTVPIGATAPEAAGVIHSDFQRGFIKAEVVSYHDLVAAGSVAAAKAAGKVRIEGKEYVMQDGDVVEFRFNV; this is translated from the coding sequence GTGAGTCTCACCATCGGCATCGTCGGCCTGCCCAACGTCGGCAAGAGCACGCTGTTCAACGCGTTGACCAAGAACGACGTGCTGGCGGCGAACTACCCGTTCGCCACCATCGAGCCCAACGTCGGCGTGGTCGGGCTGCCCGACGAGCGGCTGGACAAGCTGGCCGAGATCTTCTCCTCGCAGAAGGTGCTGCCGGCCCCGGTGTCGTTCGTCGACATCGCCGGCCTGGTGCGCGGCGCGTCCAAGGGGCAGGGCCGGGGCAACGCCTTCCTGGCCAACATCCGCGACGCCTCGGCGATCTGCCAGGTGGTCCGGGCCTTCTCCGACCCGAACGTGGTGCACGTCGACGGCAAGGTCTCCCCGGCCGACGACATCGAGACGATCAACACCGAGCTGATCCTCGCCGACCTGCAGACCCTGGACAAGGCGCTGCCCCGGTTGGAGAAGGAAGCCAAGCTCCGCAAGGACCGGGCCGCCGCGGTGGCCGCCGCGAAGGCCGCGATCGAGGTGCTCGACGGCGGCACCACCCTCTACTCCGGCGCCGCCGCCGCCAAGATCGAGCTGGAGCACCTGCGCGAGCTGCACCTGCTCACCACCAAGCCCTTCCTGTACGTCTTCAACGTCGACGAGGCCGAACTCGCCAACGAGGCGTTCCTCGACGAACTGCGCGCCCTGGTCGCCCCCGCCGAGGCCGTCTTCATGGATGCCAAGATCGAATCTGAGCTGGTGGACCTGCCCGAGGAGGAGGCCCGCGAGCTGCTGGAGTCGATCGGCCAGAACGAGCCGGGCCTCGACCAGCTCGTCCGGGTCGGCTTCCGCACCCTCGGCCTCCAGACGTACCTCACCGCCGGCCCGAAGGAAGCGCGCGCCTGGACCGTCCCGATCGGCGCCACCGCGCCGGAGGCCGCGGGGGTCATCCACAGCGACTTCCAGCGCGGCTTCATCAAGGCCGAGGTGGTCTCCTACCACGACCTGGTCGCGGCCGGATCGGTGGCGGCGGCCAAGGCGGCGGGCAAGGTCCGCATCGAGGGCAAGGAGTACGTCATGCAGGACGGTGACGTCGTGGAGTTCCGCTTCAACGTCTGA
- a CDS encoding fumarate reductase/succinate dehydrogenase flavoprotein subunit, with product MTTTTRIARHHYDVVVIGAGGAGLRAAIEARLAGKKTAIISKSLFGKAHTVMAEGGAAAAMGNVNSRDNWQVHFRDTMRGGKFLNNFRMAELHAKESPQRIWELETYGALFDRTKDGKISQRNFGGHEYPRLAHVGDRTGLELIRTLQQKIVSLQQEDYREFGSYDARIRVFSETTITELLLDDDRVAGAFGYYRESGEFILFEAPAVVLATGGVGRSYKVTSNSWEYTGDGHALALRAGATLINMEFLQFHPTGMVWPPSVKGILVTESVRGDGGVLKNSEGKRFMFDYVPDVFRKQYAETEEEADRWYTDPDNNRRPPELLPRDEVARAINSEVKAGRGSPAGGVFLDIASRRSADEIRRRLPSMYHQFKELADVDITAEPMEVGPTCHYVMGGVEVDPDSGAALGHVRGLFAAGEVSGGMHGSNRLGGNSLSDLLVFGKRAGGHAASYADGLTERPKVAVSAVEAAVETALAPLQRDTGESPYTLQQDLQAVMGDLVGIIRREGELADALVRLAELRERVAKVSAAGGRRYNPGWHLALDLRNMLVVSECTAKAALERQESRGGHTREDYPTMEPKWRQVNLVCSLDGDTVQLTRKPLPKMRPELIGLFDRAELAKYLTDEELADFDALVADAGEADNR from the coding sequence ATGACCACTACCACTCGTATCGCACGACACCACTACGACGTCGTCGTCATCGGGGCCGGCGGCGCCGGCCTGCGCGCGGCGATCGAGGCCCGACTGGCCGGCAAGAAGACCGCGATCATCTCCAAGTCGCTGTTCGGCAAGGCGCACACGGTGATGGCCGAGGGCGGCGCCGCCGCCGCGATGGGCAACGTGAACAGCCGGGACAACTGGCAGGTGCACTTCCGCGACACCATGCGCGGCGGGAAGTTCCTCAACAACTTCCGGATGGCCGAGCTGCACGCCAAGGAGTCGCCGCAGCGGATCTGGGAGCTGGAGACGTACGGGGCGCTCTTCGACCGGACCAAGGACGGCAAGATCTCGCAGCGCAACTTCGGCGGCCACGAGTACCCGCGCCTGGCGCACGTGGGCGACCGGACCGGCCTGGAGCTGATCCGCACCCTGCAGCAGAAGATCGTCTCCCTCCAGCAGGAGGACTACCGGGAGTTCGGCTCGTACGACGCCCGGATCCGGGTGTTCTCCGAGACCACCATCACCGAGCTGCTGCTCGACGACGATCGGGTCGCCGGCGCGTTCGGCTACTACCGCGAGTCGGGTGAGTTCATCCTCTTCGAGGCGCCGGCGGTCGTGCTGGCCACCGGCGGGGTCGGGCGCTCGTACAAGGTCACCTCGAACTCCTGGGAGTACACAGGGGACGGGCACGCGCTGGCGCTGCGCGCCGGGGCGACGCTGATCAACATGGAGTTCCTCCAGTTCCATCCGACCGGCATGGTCTGGCCGCCGTCGGTGAAGGGCATCCTGGTCACCGAATCGGTACGCGGCGACGGTGGCGTCCTGAAGAACTCCGAGGGCAAGCGGTTCATGTTCGACTACGTCCCCGACGTCTTCCGCAAGCAGTACGCGGAGACCGAGGAGGAGGCGGACCGCTGGTACACCGACCCGGACAACAACCGGCGTCCGCCGGAGCTGCTGCCCCGCGACGAGGTGGCGCGGGCGATCAACAGCGAGGTCAAGGCCGGTCGGGGCTCCCCCGCCGGTGGCGTCTTCCTGGACATCGCCAGCCGCCGGTCGGCCGACGAGATCCGCCGCCGGCTGCCGTCGATGTACCACCAGTTCAAGGAGCTGGCCGACGTCGACATCACGGCCGAGCCGATGGAGGTCGGGCCGACCTGCCACTACGTGATGGGCGGCGTCGAGGTGGACCCGGACTCGGGCGCCGCCCTCGGCCACGTACGCGGGCTGTTCGCCGCCGGCGAGGTGTCCGGCGGCATGCACGGCTCCAACCGGCTGGGTGGCAACTCCCTGTCCGACCTGCTGGTCTTCGGCAAGCGCGCGGGCGGGCATGCGGCCAGCTACGCCGACGGGTTGACCGAGCGGCCGAAGGTGGCGGTGAGCGCTGTCGAGGCCGCCGTGGAGACCGCGCTGGCCCCGCTGCAGCGGGACACCGGCGAGAGCCCGTACACGTTGCAGCAGGACCTCCAGGCGGTCATGGGGGATCTGGTCGGAATCATCCGTCGCGAGGGTGAGCTGGCCGACGCGTTGGTCCGGCTGGCCGAGCTGCGCGAGCGGGTGGCGAAGGTGAGCGCGGCCGGCGGCCGGCGCTACAACCCCGGCTGGCACCTGGCTCTGGACCTGCGCAACATGCTGGTGGTCTCGGAGTGCACCGCGAAGGCGGCGCTGGAGCGGCAGGAGTCGCGCGGCGGGCACACCCGGGAGGACTACCCGACGATGGAGCCGAAGTGGCGGCAGGTCAACCTGGTCTGCTCCCTGGACGGCGACACTGTTCAGCTGACCCGTAAGCCGCTGCCGAAGATGCGGCCGGAGCTGATCGGCCTCTTCGACCGGGCCGAGCTGGCCAAGTACCTCACCGACGAGGAGCTCGCCGACTTCGACGCCCTCGTCGCCGACGCTGGAGAGGCGGACAACCGATGA
- a CDS encoding PH domain-containing protein, which produces MANIAYDRKEQVQQIQSGLLDGEQIIAVYDAVGTGTGFIGLTDRRVIIQDRSFVGKRFAITSIPYSKVTSVSVVSNKSWGGSFFSTGAIAIHVGTHTYEVEFRGAQKSHHVHNVILHHIS; this is translated from the coding sequence ATGGCGAACATCGCGTACGACCGCAAGGAGCAGGTCCAGCAGATCCAGAGCGGCCTCCTCGACGGTGAGCAGATCATCGCCGTCTACGACGCCGTCGGCACCGGCACCGGGTTCATCGGGTTGACCGACCGCCGCGTGATCATCCAGGACCGCTCCTTCGTCGGAAAGCGGTTCGCGATCACCAGCATCCCGTACTCGAAGGTCACCAGCGTGAGCGTGGTCAGCAACAAGTCCTGGGGTGGGTCGTTCTTCTCGACCGGCGCCATCGCCATCCACGTCGGCACGCACACCTACGAGGTGGAGTTCCGCGGCGCGCAGAAGAGCCACCACGTACACAACGTGATCCTGCACCACATCTCCTGA